Sequence from the Serinus canaria isolate serCan28SL12 chromosome 24, serCan2020, whole genome shotgun sequence genome:
CCTTATGGACGTCGTCTATCAACTTGTCCACATAGGTTAGAGTCAGGATCTTCTGGAAGCCCACCTGGCAAGAAGCATGGCCAACAGACACTGCACTTCCAGCACATTCAACAGCAACAAGCATGTAAAAACCTCTCTGGTTAATTGAGTTCTTTAACTTGGGCAAGCTTCAGCCTGCACTTTCTGCTCCACCTTCCCAAGCTTTTAAAATGCCCCCAAAAAGGTGAAAAACAGCCCAGAGCTTCACTTCAACAGGTGACTCTAACACACATGAGGCTGTCTCATGGCAACAAGGACACGTAGGGCAGGGGCAGAAAACCTTTAGGTTATCTGTGGGTCAACAGGAAAAGTAGTATGGATTTATGGAGATAAGGTGCCAGGAGACTAAAAAAGAGAGTGTTAAATGCTCCATAAAGTGAAGGGAACGACACACTGGCTTTTTTTCAATAGATCTGGCCAAAGTGAAGTTTTACAAGGCTGCAGCTTCTATTTGAGGTTTGATTAGTTTTAATCCTGTTGCAGATGATTAAAATAAGCTCCTACTGCAGTAGCATTCAGCTGACAGACACCCATGTCCCCCCTTCTGTGGGGAGCCTGGCTACACTGGGGTCACTGCTCAACATCCCCCTGAATTGCTCATCACAGCCCCTCACCCGCCACAATCCCAGAGACAGAGGAGCCAAACCAGTCTGGCAGCCGAGGTCCAGCCCTAGGCAATGCAAACAGCTGCTTGCTCAAACCTCAGCACAGTGGGAACTGTTCCCCCTCTTTTCTGGTGCAATCCCCTTCCTTCGGGTTTGCGGCCATGTGGGGGGCTTGGAGGGACCCTCCTGCCACTGCAGGGGTGCCTGGGGGCGGGTGCAGTCACTTACCACAAACACCAGCTCAAACTGGTTGTCCAGTTTGTACTTAAGTGTGAGAGCTTCATGGGTGAAGGAGTTGTTGCCACCTCTctcctggaggagaggagctgtcAGAATGGGgaagccagcagcacccaccatCCCCTCATCCCTGTCATCCCCCTCTCCCCGCCATCATCCCAGTCACGCCCCTTTCCCAAAGCGGTCCAGCATCCCTTACACATGACCCCACACACCCTGGGCAGGTGgtcccatccatcccacccACCCCGGGGTGGTCGTGCCCCCTGTGCCCCGTTCCAGGCAGGTGGTCCCATCCAAGTCTCTCCAAGGCGATGGTCCCATCCACACCCCCCAAATAGGTGACCCCACGCCCGTCCCCACTCCCAGAGCTGGTCGTGCCTATGTGTCCCCTTCAACAGGTGGTCCCACCTGTATGCCACCCCTCTCCTCCCCGTCCCAGGTACATGTCTCCCCTCCCATCCACATAAGGCTGATCCCATTCCCCCGCCAGCTCCGTGGGCTCAGCTGATCTCCCTTCCCAGGCAGACGGTGCCATCCCGCCTCCCCCGCCATGTCTGTGGCctcatctcctctccctccaggCAGACGGGTCCCACTGGCCCCCTCCCTCACGGCAGCTGGGCGCTCCCTCTCCCCCCTCGCCAGGTACGTGACCCCTACCCAACCCTCCTCCCCCGGCAGCCGGCCCCGCCCGACCTGCAGGAGGACGGAGCGGATGAGGGCGTTGACgggggcggtggcggcgggCCCGCGCACGCCCTGGAAGCACCAGAGGACGAGGCCGCCCTTGCTGAAGATGGTGAAGAAGTCGAGCAtggcggcggcgccgggcccggcggggcgCACACGTCGCTCTGCCCCGCGCTTCCGCCGGAAGCTCCGCCCCCCCGCGCCATTGGCGGGACGGCGGAGGGCGGGGACGGGGCGaaggccctgccctgggaggcgGGGCTACAGGAAAGGGGCGGGGCCATGCTGCGGTGGGGGCGCGCTCTGCGCGCGCGGCGACCGGGGGGGTTTAGGGGGGACACCCCGGAACCGGGGGGGACCCCGGTATGGGACCCGGGCCGCCCCCTCCGCACCGCGGCTCCGCTCAGCTCCGACTTCTTCCGCGGTGAGATCCGGAGGGGTCCCCGGCACTGTACCGGGGATTTGGGGGAGACGGGGGAAGGGACACGGGAAGAATGGAGGGGGGGGTCGGGGTGTGGATGGCGGGGAATGGGGAGGGGGGTCAGGTAAACTGAGGTGtcccaggggatggaggggctgctgAGGTTTATGAGGATATACGGCGGGGTCGGGATTGCTGGGAATGgggggggagctgggaatggggggggagctgggaatggggaggaactgggaatggggagagctggggtggTTACGGGCTTGTATGGGAGCGTGCCAGAGGGGCCTGGGGATGATCCCTGGGTGCTGCGGGGGATGGCAGGGGGCAttggagaggctggggagaacTGGGCGGCTGAACTCAGAGGGGACTGGGGGGTTCCAGAAGGCCCAGGGGAACTGGAGGGGGTTCCATGGGGGCATGTCGCAGGAACCTTCGTGGAGGTCTTGGGTGATTCCCAGAGTGGACTCTGGACTCCCGGGGGGAGGGACTGGTGTGATTCCACATTACTGGGAATCAATTCTGGTGGTTCACAGGGGGTTCGGGGGCGTTTTCCCAGTGACCCAGGGGGACCTGGGGAGAGTCTGAGGGGTATCCTGGGAATGTCCCAGAGAGGGCTGGAGGGGTGCAGAGGTACCGGGGGCTGCCGGCCGTGCCCCCAGGCTCGGCAGCCCCCGCTCCGCcggcagagctggggcagacCCTGGAGCGCATGGTGCAGACCCTGAGGGATCAGCTGCCGGGCTCGGGGAGCGGCGGGCGCGGCTGGATTCCCCCGGGCACCCACCCCGACCCCCGGCCCCCCGACGAGGCCGacgtggtggtggtggggggcGGCGTGGTGGGCTGGTCCGTGGCGTATTGGCTGAAGGTGCTGGagggccggcggcggcggcacgGAATGAGGGTGCTCGTGGTGGAGCGGGACCCCATGGTGAGACaccccctcccagggcaggctgtgggcCTGGGGACCCCCCTCAACCCCTTCTATTTTGGGGCGTCCTTTCCTTCAGTATTCCAGAGCCTCCACAGTGCTGTCGGCGGGGGGGATCCGGCAGCAGTTTTCCCTCCGGGAAAATATCCAGATGTCGCGTTTCTCTGCCAGCTTCCTCCGCAACATCAATGTACGTGGGGTTAGATAGGCTGGGGTATTTTGGGGAATCCAGCCCCACTCACTGTGGTCCCCCTGTCTCCTTACAGGAGTACCTTGGGGTGCCGAATGAGCCCCCCATTGACATCCAGTTCCGGCCTGGGGGATACCTGTTCCTCGCTTCCCTCCAGAACGCCGCTGCCCTGGAGGCCACCGTCCAGTTGCAGAGGTGGGGGACACACATAGGACCCTTCCGGGGGGGGTTTCAGGGGCTCTGGGTCATCCTGACCCTCCTCCACATGCTGGCCATCTCCAGGGATGAAGGAGCACAGGTGACCTTGCTGTCCCCCACCCAGCTGAAGGAGAAATTCCCCTGGATGAACACAGAGGATGTGGCTGTGGCATCCTATGGTAAGTGAGAGGATGGGGGAGGGCATGGAGACCCCCCCCATCAACATCCTTCCTTATCCTCATCCTCCTGATGCATGCTTCATCCTGCTTTATTTATGGAAGGGGAGGTCCAGCCCCCCACACTGCAGGTATGGGATGGGGGAGTCACACAGTAGTTTCTCCCCCATGTTTCCCTGCCCAGGTCTGGAGGATGAAGGCTGGTTTGACCCCTGGACCCTCCTCAATGCTTTACGGCGCAAAGCGACATCCCTGGGagtccagagctgctctggggaggtgCGAGGTGAGGGATGGGGGTGCACAGCAAGGCTtcccccctgccacccccaggagcccccacCTGACCCCAAAACCCTCCAGCTTTTGTCACCTCGACCAACTACATGATGTCGTCAGCACCGCCGTCTGCGCGCATCAAATACGTCCAcgtgagtgtgtgtgtgcctcccccagctccccggGAGTGGCCGTGAGCCCCCTGCAGCCATGACCCCCTGTCCGTGCCCCAGGTCCACATGCCAGACAGCCTGGAGTACCAGCCAGTGGCCTGTGCCATCGTGGTCAACGCTGCAGGCGCCTGGGCCgggaagctgctggaggcagaggggctgcccagggggctgtgccagcccccgCTGCCCATCCAGCCCAGGAAGAGGTACTGGGGgctcacagcagggacagcctggcagcacCCCTCTGTTGGGGGtcagctcctgggctcagaGTGGGGGCACACCCCGGAAACTCCTTTTTCAGGGGGGTGATGCCCTTGGTGCTGTTCTGCTGTTGTGTGGTGCTCCCGCACTGTGTCATGGGGGAGCACCTAGGCACTTTTATTTAAGGGGGGTGTCATCCTGGCATGCTCTGTCTATGAAGGGGTGACATGAACCCCTAGGTGCTATTTTGGAGGGATCACAGAATGGGACACACATCCCAGAACCCACCACCTTCTGGGGGGGATGATGAGCTTCCTCAGATTGTTTTTTGGAAGTGGGGGCTTGCATCCTGGAGCTCCCATTATTTCTCAAGTGCCCtcagccccagtgtccccattaTGTCCCCATACTCCCaatcccagtgtccccattaTCCCCCACAGTGTCACCTATTGCCCCTCAGTGGGCCCAGTATCCACAACATTCTCCCAGTATTCCCGATAACCCCATTATTCCCCCAGTGCCCCTATTACCttgccagtgcccccagccctgttaCCCCCATTACCCCCACAGTACTTTAATTATCcccccagtgcccacagcccctccagtGTGCCTAGGAGTGACATGACCCCTCAATggtattttttgggggggggggcgaCAAACATGtccaatcccagccccactgcaccATATTGGGGGGCAAGAGGAGCACCTCTCACACTCTCTTTGGGTGTTCCCCAGGTATGTGTtcacctggcactgccccaATGGCCCTGGCCTCTCCTGCCCCTTTCTCATCGACACCTCCGGTGCTTATTTCCGTCCGGACGGCGCTGCCGGGAACTACCTGGGCGGGATGAGCCCCACCGAGGTGAGCCCGTGGGGTCCCCTCAGATCATTCACCCCCCTATTCCTTATCAGACACCCCCATCTTATCCTTTTCCAGGAGGAAGAGCCGGATCCCAGCGATCTCTCGGTGGATCACGATTATTTCCAGGAGCAGATCTGGCCCCGGCTGGCTCAGCGGGTCCCAGCCTTTGAATCCCTGCGGGTCCGGGGGTCTTGGGCGGGATACTACGACTACAACACCTTCGACCAGAACGGGGTGCTGGGCCCACACCCCCGGCTGGAAAACCTGTTCTTAGCCGCGGGGTTCAGTGGCCACGGGCTGCAGCACGcgccagctgctggcagggccgTGGCTGAGCTGGTGGTCAAGGGCCGCTATGAGACGCTGGacctgcagaggctgggctggggcaggctggtGGATGGGGAGCCGCTGGAGGAGCATGGCGTGGTTTGATGggggcggggtggggggaaactgaggcacagctgtgGACCCCCTCCCCAGGCCAGAGGGGTGTCCTGTAGGAATAAAGTGGATGCACGGATGATGAGTGTGTCAGAGAATTAACAGGGTCCatgccttccctgctccctccaccAGTGCTACCAGTATCCTCAGTACTAATTCCCCATTGACACCTTCCACAACCTCAGTGTACCCACTATACTCCATTCCCTCCCAGTATCCCCATTATGTTCCCCCACCTGCAGTCCCCAGTATCCCACAGTGTTACCTATTGTCTCCCCAGTTCCCCCTAATCCCAGTATCCTCACAGTGTCCCATCCCCCCAGTGCTCCCATTATCCGGCGCTCCaatcccctccagccccagtaCCTCCATTATGTTCTTATCCTCCAGATCCAGTGTCCGTGTTAttcccccagtgtcccctttAACCTCTATTTCCCCCAGTGTGGTGTTCACATTCTCGGAAcagagagacataattctctctcccaggatttttcctggggaaggcagtgagagtgaagaaggaaaacaattgtCTCgatttgctgtgcctgttgtTTGGCACACGTGGAATGTATTATGGAGATTCTTTACCAAAAGGTATTTGTTAATTGGACACCGGTGATGGTTGTTTGGACTGATTGACCAGTTGGGTCAAAGCTGTGCTGTGACTGTCCAGAAAGGGTCAcgggtttttctttagtttagTGTGGTTTACTATAGAGTATAGTATAGTAAGTAAAGTAATATAATATAGCTTAATaaagcttttcttctcccttctgaATCTTGGAGTCGGAGCACATTATTCCCTGGCTGGGGAACGCCTGCATCGATACCTCCAGTACTTCCATTATGATCCAGTGCCCTCAATATTCCCCCAGCCCTGGTATTCTCAGTATCCCCACTGCAGTCCTGCAGTGTCCCCATCTCCAGTGCTCCCATAATTCCCAGTATCCCCTCTATCTCCCCCAGTGTCCGCAGCTGCAGTATGCCCATTACCCCATCCAGTATTCCCATTatctccccagtgcccccagccctgatATACCCGCAGTgttcccagtgccccagccccagtACTCCCATTCCCCCCGGCATCCTCCAGTGTTCCCAGTATCCCCGCAGTGCCCGAGCCCCAGAACTCCCCGGTAGGTATCCCCCCAGTATTTCCCCGGTGCTCCCAATTCCCTTCCCCGTGCATGTGGCGCCCTCTGGCGGCGGGCGGCACCAGCGCGTATGCGCAACTGCATTAAGGGCAGAGGTGCTTGCACTAGATTTTTTGGCGCATGCGCAATTGAGGCGGTGGGCGGTTGCGGGGATGGTGGGCGGTGCCCCGGCTATGGGCGCGTCCCGTTGATGGGCGGGGCGAGCGGCGGTGGGCGGGGCCGCGGCAGTGCGTGTGCGCGGTGCGCGCGGCGCATGCGCGGTGGGCGCGCCCGGGCCGTGTGAGCCGGGCCCGTCCCGCCGTGCGCCCCCGGCCGGCCCCGGTGAGTGCGTGGGGACcggggggccgggggcggcgcACGGAGCCACGCTCGGGGGGCACTGCCGGGAACCGCGGCCTTGCCGTGCCGAAACAAACCCCCAgggggctctgggcactgcGGGGGCGGCCCTGAGGGCATTTGGGAGCTGTCCCCCTCGAACACTGTTTGGGGAGGCTGTGGGAACAGCCCTGGGATAAAGCGCGGGCCCCCGAATTGTGGGGGGCACGCAGAGCCCCGGCAGGCACGGCGGGGTTCTGTCCCTCCCCGGGTGCCTCAGGGTCACTCCCTCAGCTCTCAGGGGTGCGGACCCCCAGGtcacccccagagcaggggcGATTCCTGTGGGTGCCCTCCTCGACAGGGTATTCCACGACTCGGGTTTTTAGGAGGAAGCTGCCTGTGATTAACTCGGTAATAAATCTGGAGGTCAGTTCTGGTTCCGTAGCTTAGATCCCGGCAGGGTTTGACTCAGaataaccaaaacaaacccatctttaaaatgattttaaattgtTTGCGTCCCGCGGCTGCTGCCATGCCGGGGTTTGTGaccagcctgctccagagctgccaggagctctgctgggaggaacGAGAGGTTTGCATCCTGGTGGGAGAGCACGAGTTCTGTTAGCTGGTGGtttatttttgccttgttttagaggctggttttatttctctgagctgtttttATTTACAAGAGCTGTTCCTCTACCCCTGGGCTCGCTGGGTCTATTCCCTGGCCTGTTGGAGGATGGCTGTGCCCAGCGAGGGCCGGGAATCCTGTTGGAAATCAGCGGGGTGTGACAGGCCCTGGAATTCCCGGCCAGCCCgctgttcccagctgtgccctgtgtgttCTCTCCGCAGGCTCCCTCCGTTTCCCATCTCTCCAGGATGAGAGAGGCCTGGGTCCggctctccccctctccctgtaGTTGATAGTTTGGGAAGCAGAGGTGATGCTGGAGTCGAGATGGCCGACAGCGTGAGAATCTTCCTTCATGACCTCGTCAGGGTGAGCgaggctcctggggctgctcctgccacttcGGGAGCACCCTCCTTCCCATGGCattgcttttctgctgtttcagtgCAGATTTGGGGAATTAATAAAGGTTGAAAGAGTCTCCCTGATGTAAGTCTTGTAGAGACTGCACTGGCTGAGACATGGTGTGAATCTGTGCAGAGATTCATTCCAGGATTTCTGTGTTTGGATAAAATCAGGTGCACAATTGGTGTTGAGCTGGTTCTTGGTGACTTttccaaggaaggaaaagggtcTCCAGGTGTATTTCAACACTGCTGTGTGGTGTGTCTATTGCAAAGGGCTTGGTGTTTGCTGCTGAACCTCGGACAGATTTCCTTTGGGCACAAATTAATGAAAAGtcttaataatattaattatcAAATAACAATATATAACAACATACAAAgtttataatgtattttaatatagaTTGTACAATATTATgtataatttaataataataacaacaacaataataaattaatgtctgtgaccacagcagctctgtcccagcaaTGAGGTCTGTGTCACCTCACTGCTCCCACCCTGTCTTCCATCATCCAGGGTTAAATACAGACTAAAAGCCACTCATGCTGTGTCACTGAGCAATAACTCATGCtcagaaataattctgtttgGAAAGCAGGCAAAGGTTTGATCAAAGCCCTGTGGCCACAACCTAAAAGCAGGAGTTGTGTCATTTCCCAGTGCTCCTACACCAtcagctggaagagctgcctgggccagggcccagctctgctgtttcagACATGAATTGGGGATTGGAGCTTATCCTCTTTGGGCAAGAACTCCATGAACCCAACAGGGTGGTGACACCATCCTGGCTCATCGttaggatttttattttaaagggaaattgTGATGACCATGGATGTGGGatcacctggagctgggaataaATGGACAggatcccagagtggtttgggttggaagggacctttaagtCTTTCTCGTTCCATGTCCCTGCCgagggcaggggcaccttccactatcccaggttgctccaggctccatgcagcctggccttggacgcttctggggatgggacagccacagcttctctggacaagcCAAGTCCtaggaggcagctctgcaaatCTTCCAAACATGGAGTAGGGGAAGACTCCTGGGCACTCTTATTAACAGGCATGGATGTAGCTGGTGGGAGGAAGTTTCTGAGATGAGG
This genomic interval carries:
- the FOXRED1 gene encoding FAD-dependent oxidoreductase domain-containing protein 1; this encodes MLRWGRALRARRPGGFRGDTPEPGGTPVWDPGRPLRTAAPLSSDFFRELGQTLERMVQTLRDQLPGSGSGGRGWIPPGTHPDPRPPDEADVVVVGGGVVGWSVAYWLKVLEGRRRRHGMRVLVVERDPMYSRASTVLSAGGIRQQFSLRENIQMSRFSASFLRNINEYLGVPNEPPIDIQFRPGGYLFLASLQNAAALEATVQLQRDEGAQVTLLSPTQLKEKFPWMNTEDVAVASYGLEDEGWFDPWTLLNALRRKATSLGVQSCSGEVRAFVTSTNYMMSSAPPSARIKYVHVHMPDSLEYQPVACAIVVNAAGAWAGKLLEAEGLPRGLCQPPLPIQPRKRYVFTWHCPNGPGLSCPFLIDTSGAYFRPDGAAGNYLGGMSPTEEEEPDPSDLSVDHDYFQEQIWPRLAQRVPAFESLRVRGSWAGYYDYNTFDQNGVLGPHPRLENLFLAAGFSGHGLQHAPAAGRAVAELVVKGRYETLDLQRLGWGRLVDGEPLEEHGVV